The Schizosaccharomyces pombe strain 972h- genome assembly, chromosome: I genome contains a region encoding:
- the mtl16 gene encoding methyltransferase Mtl16, giving the protein MPIYILIERSVKNGRIDFWNEDAIRTLGKAILDRDYSLRVEFPENRLCPMVPNRATYIRYIHDLLSSTSGQKDKKRIIGLDIGTGASCIYPLLGCRMYSYDFVGTEIDKFSFETAKSNILQNNMESQIKIVLRSKQDCLLPDTEGMEEFTFVMCNPPFYEHEEDFINFKQNPPSGVCTGVYHEMVTEGGEVGFANKILTESKKRKGIQWYTCMFGKKSSVPAVVDKLREQNISNYGIYELALGKTKRWIICWSFQAMRPHNELIRPSSTSLSKYFPHKVLQNWTLDPELCAQIDDILQKFLDDNKIPWSKKGSVLEISTKSITWSRKARRISKSQTSVSSLEGQMKCELNVIDNQLQCKWIEGYDYNVYESFCSALARALRDNKK; this is encoded by the exons ATGCCAATTTATATACTAATTGAACGTAGCGTCAAAAATGGTCGCATTGATTTTTGGAACGAAGATGCTATTCG TACGTTAGGAAAAGCAATTCTGGATCGGGATTATTCTCTTCGTGTTGAATTTCCTGAGAATCGTCTATGTCCAATG GTTCCAAACCG AGCCACTTATATAAGATATATTCATGACCTGTTGTCAAGTACATCTGGGcaaaaggataaaaaaagaatcatTGGTTTGGATATTGGTACCGGCGCTAGTTGTATATACCCATTATTAGGCTGTCGTATGTACTCATATGATTTCGTTGGCACCG AAATTgacaaattttcttttgaaacaGCCAAGAGCaatattcttcaaaataacATGGAATCCCAGATCAAAATTGTGCTTCGTTCTAAACAAGACTGCTTACTCCCTGATACCGAAGGGATGGAAGAATTTACCTTTGTGATGTGTAATCCCCCATTTTATGAACATGAGGAAgatttcataaattttaagcAAAATCCACCATCGGGTGTTTGTACTGGAGTTTATCATGAAATGGTTACAGAGGGTGGTGAAGTCGGATTTGCCAATAAAATCTTAActgaaagtaaaaaaaggaaaggaatTCAATGGTATACCTGTATGTTTGGCAAAAAATCAAGTGTACCTGCTGTGGTTGATAAATTGCGTGAACAAAAT ATATCAAATTATGGAATTTACGAACTCGCACTTGGAAAGACTAAGCGCTGGATAATTTGCTGGTCATTTCAGGCTATGCGTCCACACAAT GAACTTATACGTCCTTCTTCAACTTCCCTTTCTAAATATTTCCCCCATAAGGTTCTTCAGAATTGGACTTTAGACCCAGAATTATGTGCTCAAATTGATGACATTCTACAGAAATTCTTAGATGATAACAAAATTCCGTGGTCTAAAAAAGGATCCGTTTTGGAAATATCAACAAAATCTATCACTTGGTCTCGTAAAGCTCGACGGATATCCAAAAGTCAAACTTCTGTTTCTAGTCTGGAAGGACAAATGAAATGTGAACTGAACGTAATAGATAATCAATTGCAGTGTAAATGGATTGAAGGATATGATTATAATGTTTATGAAAGTTTCTGTTCAGCTTTAGCGCGAGCTTTACGGgacaataaaaaataa
- a CDS encoding But2 family protein  yields the protein MKLTSIPIASTLLSLLAASGTLASPLHKRDDPLNNKQFGLMSIHSGNSYVHLHPFYVGDSGAIYLDPTDGTSTSAVFSMSNGRLVVGNLYASVDSNGTTIFKSDANAASTKFSAGDATNVGYNLLYNGTQSAVACPASDNDQVYQVYFGAGNGNPNCAGIAIEAFVSPSSSSSSSSSAATSTSTRVSSSAKASTSSGAIAYTTKCVVVPVTASATATAKAASAAASSAVYPLFPHGIRLIDSANPSSNSGNVYSPVVFQKQNNHTNTIFTFDVPQVSGSCELNLHLDTSGFPITVEGSNGVGQFILFNLSSVANDSTVYSNRPNRIAEIGRFNCSSSGCDYATNVTCPNSYTAVSYEMMALTDDSYLSFFEEADPLEGLTLRV from the coding sequence ATGAAGCTTACTTCAATCCCCATTGCTTCCACATTGCTCTCTTTGCTCGCTGCCTCGGGCACATTAGCTTCACCGTTGCATAAGCGTGATGACCCTTTGAACAACAAGCAATTTGGCCTAATGTCTATTCATTCTGGCAACAGTTATGTCCACTTGCACCCTTTCTATGTAGGAGACTCTGGCGCTATTTACCTGGATCCTACTGATGGTACCAGTACTAGTGCTGTCTTTTCTATGAGTAACGGAAGACTGGTTGTCGGAAATCTTTACGCTTCGGTTGACAGCAATGGCACCACTATTTTCAAATCTGATGCTAATGCAGCTTCCACTAAGTTCAGTGCTGGTGATGCTACTAATGTTGGATACAATCTTCTATATAATGGAACCCAATCTGCGGTAGCTTGTCCTGCTAGTGATAATGATCAGGTCTACCAAGTATACTTCGGAGCCGGAAATGGTAACCCCAATTGTGCAGGTATTGCTATTGAGGCCTTCGTGTCTccatcctcttcttcttcttcttctagTTCAGCTGCTACTTCAACTTCAACTCGCGTTTCATCGTCTGCTAAAGCAAGCACTTCTAGTGGGGCAATTGCTTACACCACCAAATGTGTTGTTGTTCCTGTTACAGCATCGGCTACTGCCACGGCAAAAGCTGCATCCGCAGCAGCTTCCTCAGCTGTTTACCCTCTTTTCCCACATGGAATTCGTTTGATCGATTCTGCTAACCCCAGTTCCAACTCCGGTAATGTTTACTCTCCAGTCGTCTTTCAGAAGCAAAACAATCATACCAACACGATTTTCACATTTGATGTTCCTCAAGTTTCCGGCAGTTGCGAACTCAACCTACATCTCGATACTAGCGGTTTCCCAATCACTGTTGAAGGCAGCAATGGTGTTGGTCAattcattcttttcaaCCTCTCCTCCGTCGCCAACGATTCTACTGTTTACTCCAACCGTCCAAACCGCATTGCCGAAATTGGACGTTTCAACTGCTCTAGCTCTGGTTGCGATTATGCTACCAACGTTACATGCCCCAACTCATACACCGCGGTTTCTTATGAAATGATGGCTCTCACTGATGACTCTTATTTGAGTTTCTTCGAAGAAGCCGATCCTCTTGAGGGATTAACTTTACGAGTTTAA